One region of Drosophila kikkawai strain 14028-0561.14 chromosome 2R, DkikHiC1v2, whole genome shotgun sequence genomic DNA includes:
- the tej gene encoding tudor domain-containing protein 5 isoform X2, producing METGGKLSYVKKVIHSLVVSCPARMTIEQLSRDYRSEEGCYVPYSALGFRDIESFLRSISDTVVVHGYGPTANVVAVTTAKSAHIQNLVQCQKKPSRRYRDKLKPRFFYQSEQSDLRFINESIRNMKQLQQRQQQQRQQQQPQPQRRYQRPVHQIPVSYPNYSLLNRPPPVLYPNINALICAGQQQQQNVPMFPNIAPLLQSQNLPRSEVRNFQNPQPQANPLPEKPEIKINEVVESFKKLSTTEDTAPTGFIDPLDNEPYISEGDDWVKDDSSSEDGEWSPPPPNDERSELASPIDEAVELELEEVSQSETKRREPLPTIPENIDEAQQQNNPFYESSNEENPDLQPVPSQPQRFMNPFIDYESSDDGSDENAIPADAIDDRVLGVDYPKECVRSDFKLPVLEASAMFEIGQRIEVQLVRVEHPHSFKFWIYNEKYEDYNAMYQNMQFCYENQFPDKYKMPLSLITTDHICAVRSSKSGAWERAQVIRHQPGNSSKIVEVQLVDTGDVMCVSHMYVRHLLKEFATLPAQCLNGRLAYITPWKGPGWSADAVKYFFRLVSFRRLYAKIEDIKDNFACMVLVDPNTTPNLNKALVDSGWVRRCYTT from the exons ATGGAGACTGGTGGGAAATTGAGCTATGTGAAGAAAGTGATCCACTCGCTGGTGGTGTCCTGTCCAGCACGGATGACCATCGAGCAGCTGAGCCGCGACTATCGCAGCGAGGAGGGCTGCTATGTGCCTTATAGCGCGCTGGGATTCCGCGACATCGAAAGCTTCCTTCGGTCCATATCGGACACCGTTGTG GTACATGGTTACGGACCCACGGCCAATGTGGTGGCGGTGACCACCGCGAAATCGGCGCACATACAAAACTTGGTCCAGTGCCAGAAGAAGCCCAGCAGGCGTTATCGGGACAAGTTAAAGCCAAGGTTTTTCTACCAATCGGAGCAATCGGATCTGCGCTTTATAAACGAAAGCATCCGGAACATGAAGCAACTGcagcaacggcaacagcagcaaagacaacaacagcagccgcagccgcaAAGGCGATACCAGCGGCCTGTCCACCAAATACCAGTCTCCTATCCCAACTACAGTCTTTTGAACAGACCCCCGCCAGTGCTCTATCCCAATATAAACGCCCTTATCTGCGccggacagcagcagcagcag AACGTTCCGATGTTCCCAAATATTGCACCGCTCCTCCAGAGTCAAAATCTTCCAAGATCCGAGGTACGGAACTTTCAAAATCCTCAACCACAGGCAAATCCTCTGCCGGAAAAACCAGAAATCAAGATCAATGAAGTAGTGGAATCCTTCAAGAAACTGTCGACTACGGAGGATACGGCTCCCACTGGATTTATAGATCCGCTGGATAATGAACCATACATATCTGAAGGCGATGACTGGGTTAAGGATGACTCCAGTTCAGAGGATGGAGAGTGgtcaccgccgccgccaaatgaTGAGAGGTCCGAACTGGCCAGCCCCATTGATGAAGCAGTGGAGCTCGAACTGGAGGAAGTTTCCCAAAGCGAAACCAAGCGGCGGGAACCCTTGCCTACAATTCCGGAAAATATAGATGAAGCTCAGCAGCAGAATAATCCCTTCTATGAGTCCTCGAATGAG GAAAACCCCGATCTTCAGCCTGTGCCCAGCCAGCCTCAACGTTTTATGAATCCTTTTATAGACTACGAATCCTCTGATGACGGGAGCGATGAAAATGCCATTCCAGCCGATGCAATT GACGATCGAGTTCTAGGTGTTGACTACCCCAAGGAGTGCGTACGTTCCGATTTCAAGCTGCCAGTTCTCGAGGCCTCAGCCATGTTTGAGATAGGCCAGCGCATCGAGGTTCAGTTGGTGCGGGTAGAGCACCCGCACAGCTTCAAATTTTGGATATACAACGAAAAGTACGAGGACTACAATGCCATGTACCAAAATATGCA ATTCTGTTACGAGAATCAGTTTCCGGACAAGTACAAAATGCCATTGTCCCTGATCACCACAGATCATATCTGCGCAGTGCGCTCCAGCAAAAGTGGGGCTTGGGAACGAGCCCAAGTGATAAGACATCAGCCCGGTAACTCCAGCAAGATTGTCGAGGTGCAGCTGGTCGATACCGGGGACGTGATGTGTGTGAGCCACATGTATGTTAGGCATTTGCTTAAGGAGTTTGCCACTCTGCCGGCGCAATGCTTAAATGGCCGCCTGGCTTATATTACGCCCTGGAAGGGTCCCGGCTGGTCAGCCGACGCGGTTAAGTACTTCTTTAGGTTGGTTTCCTTTCGCCGTCTCTACGCTAAGATCGAGGACATTAAG GATAACTTTGCCTGTATGGTGCTGGTAGATCCGAATACCACGCCGAATCTGAACAAGGCCCTCGTTGACTCTGGTTGGGTGCGTCGCTGTTACACAACCTAG
- the tej gene encoding tudor domain-containing protein 5 isoform X1, whose product METGGKLSYVKKVIHSLVVSCPARMTIEQLSRDYRSEEGCYVPYSALGFRDIESFLRSISDTVVVHGYGPTANVVAVTTAKSAHIQNLVQCQKKPSRRYRDKLKPRFFYQSEQSDLRFINESIRNMKQLQQRQQQQRQQQQPQPQRRYQRPVHQIPVSYPNYSLLNRPPPVLYPNINALICAGQQQQQVPYTIPPMWYNQMLAMLTPFPYPYPQNVPMFPNIAPLLQSQNLPRSEVRNFQNPQPQANPLPEKPEIKINEVVESFKKLSTTEDTAPTGFIDPLDNEPYISEGDDWVKDDSSSEDGEWSPPPPNDERSELASPIDEAVELELEEVSQSETKRREPLPTIPENIDEAQQQNNPFYESSNEENPDLQPVPSQPQRFMNPFIDYESSDDGSDENAIPADAIDDRVLGVDYPKECVRSDFKLPVLEASAMFEIGQRIEVQLVRVEHPHSFKFWIYNEKYEDYNAMYQNMQFCYENQFPDKYKMPLSLITTDHICAVRSSKSGAWERAQVIRHQPGNSSKIVEVQLVDTGDVMCVSHMYVRHLLKEFATLPAQCLNGRLAYITPWKGPGWSADAVKYFFRLVSFRRLYAKIEDIKDNFACMVLVDPNTTPNLNKALVDSGWVRRCYTT is encoded by the exons ATGGAGACTGGTGGGAAATTGAGCTATGTGAAGAAAGTGATCCACTCGCTGGTGGTGTCCTGTCCAGCACGGATGACCATCGAGCAGCTGAGCCGCGACTATCGCAGCGAGGAGGGCTGCTATGTGCCTTATAGCGCGCTGGGATTCCGCGACATCGAAAGCTTCCTTCGGTCCATATCGGACACCGTTGTG GTACATGGTTACGGACCCACGGCCAATGTGGTGGCGGTGACCACCGCGAAATCGGCGCACATACAAAACTTGGTCCAGTGCCAGAAGAAGCCCAGCAGGCGTTATCGGGACAAGTTAAAGCCAAGGTTTTTCTACCAATCGGAGCAATCGGATCTGCGCTTTATAAACGAAAGCATCCGGAACATGAAGCAACTGcagcaacggcaacagcagcaaagacaacaacagcagccgcagccgcaAAGGCGATACCAGCGGCCTGTCCACCAAATACCAGTCTCCTATCCCAACTACAGTCTTTTGAACAGACCCCCGCCAGTGCTCTATCCCAATATAAACGCCCTTATCTGCGccggacagcagcagcagcaggtgcccTATACTATCCCACCGATGTGGTATAACCAAATGCTTGCGATGCTGACACCGTTTCCCTATCCCTATCCGCAGAACGTTCCGATGTTCCCAAATATTGCACCGCTCCTCCAGAGTCAAAATCTTCCAAGATCCGAGGTACGGAACTTTCAAAATCCTCAACCACAGGCAAATCCTCTGCCGGAAAAACCAGAAATCAAGATCAATGAAGTAGTGGAATCCTTCAAGAAACTGTCGACTACGGAGGATACGGCTCCCACTGGATTTATAGATCCGCTGGATAATGAACCATACATATCTGAAGGCGATGACTGGGTTAAGGATGACTCCAGTTCAGAGGATGGAGAGTGgtcaccgccgccgccaaatgaTGAGAGGTCCGAACTGGCCAGCCCCATTGATGAAGCAGTGGAGCTCGAACTGGAGGAAGTTTCCCAAAGCGAAACCAAGCGGCGGGAACCCTTGCCTACAATTCCGGAAAATATAGATGAAGCTCAGCAGCAGAATAATCCCTTCTATGAGTCCTCGAATGAG GAAAACCCCGATCTTCAGCCTGTGCCCAGCCAGCCTCAACGTTTTATGAATCCTTTTATAGACTACGAATCCTCTGATGACGGGAGCGATGAAAATGCCATTCCAGCCGATGCAATT GACGATCGAGTTCTAGGTGTTGACTACCCCAAGGAGTGCGTACGTTCCGATTTCAAGCTGCCAGTTCTCGAGGCCTCAGCCATGTTTGAGATAGGCCAGCGCATCGAGGTTCAGTTGGTGCGGGTAGAGCACCCGCACAGCTTCAAATTTTGGATATACAACGAAAAGTACGAGGACTACAATGCCATGTACCAAAATATGCA ATTCTGTTACGAGAATCAGTTTCCGGACAAGTACAAAATGCCATTGTCCCTGATCACCACAGATCATATCTGCGCAGTGCGCTCCAGCAAAAGTGGGGCTTGGGAACGAGCCCAAGTGATAAGACATCAGCCCGGTAACTCCAGCAAGATTGTCGAGGTGCAGCTGGTCGATACCGGGGACGTGATGTGTGTGAGCCACATGTATGTTAGGCATTTGCTTAAGGAGTTTGCCACTCTGCCGGCGCAATGCTTAAATGGCCGCCTGGCTTATATTACGCCCTGGAAGGGTCCCGGCTGGTCAGCCGACGCGGTTAAGTACTTCTTTAGGTTGGTTTCCTTTCGCCGTCTCTACGCTAAGATCGAGGACATTAAG GATAACTTTGCCTGTATGGTGCTGGTAGATCCGAATACCACGCCGAATCTGAACAAGGCCCTCGTTGACTCTGGTTGGGTGCGTCGCTGTTACACAACCTAG